Within the Desulfovibrio sp. genome, the region GAAGTCGCTGGGTTCGGTTCTTCTGGCGACGCCTTCCACATGACCGCCCCGCCGGAGAGCGGTGAAGGAGCCGCCCTTGCCATGGCCGCTGCCTTGCGCGAGGCAGGCATGAAGCCTGAGCAGATCGACAGCATCAACGCTCACGGCACTTCCACGCAGTTGAACGACCAGTGCGAGACCCAGGCTATCAAGACCGTATTCGGCGACCACGCCTACAAGCTCTCCGTCACTGGCAACAAATCCATGATCGGCCACTGCCTGGGCGCGGCTGGAGCCATCGAGAGCGTGTTCTCCGTGAAGTCGATCCTGGAGAGCGTCGTACCCCCAACCATAAACTACGACACCCCTGACCCGGCCTGCGATCTCGACTACACGCCGAATAAGGCAAAAAAGCGCGAAGTGAAAGCCATTATGAACAATTCGTTTGGTTTCGGCGGGACGAACGCGTGTCTGGTATTTAAGAAGTTTGTCGAGTAGGAGTTTGAGGGACTTTCATCTGACAAGTCCCTCTGTGCTCTTTTTAATAAATCCTAACGGGCTTTGCAGGTGAACCACCGGCTAAGCCCGTTACCCTTTTCCAAGGCAAAGGAGTCACCATGGACGAAATATTCATCCGCGACCCGCAGATCGCCAACGCTATTGCTCAGGAAATCGACCGCCAGGTCAGCTGTCTGGAACTCATTGCCTCGGAGAATTTCGTCTCGTCGGCAGTGCGTCAGGCTCAAGGTTCGGTCATGACCCACAAGTATGCCGAGGGTTACCCGCACAAACGCTACTATGGTGGCTGCGAATTTGTGGACGTAGCCGAGGATCTCGCCCGCGACCGGGTGAAAGAGCTTTTCGGCTGCGACTACGCCAACGTTCAGCCCCACTCCGGTTCCCAGGCCAACATGGGTGTTTATTTCTCCGTGCTCCAGCCCGGCGACACCATCCTGGGCATGGATCTCTCCCACGGCGGGCACTTGACCCACGGCAGCCCGGTGAACTTTTCCGGCCGTTTCTTCAAGGTCGTCTTCTATGGCGTAAAGAAGGAAACCGGGACCATCGACTACGATGCTTTGGAAAAGCTTGCTCGCGAACATAAGCCCAAGATGATTATCGCCGGGGCCAGCGCCTATCCCCGCACCATCGATTTCGACCGCTTCCGGGCCATTGCCGACGAGGTTGGCGCCTACCTCATGGTGGACATGGCCCACATCGCCGGTCTGGTGGCCACCGGACAGCATCCTTCGCCCATCGGCAAGGCGCACTTCACCACCTCCACCACCCACAAGACCTTGCGCGGCCCCCGCGGAGGGCTCATCCTGGCTGGCGAGGAAGAGGCCAAGAAGATCGACTCCCAGATTTTCCCCGGCATCCAGGGTGGCCCGCTCATGCACGTGATAGCGGCCAAGGCCGTGTCCTTTGGCGAGGCTCTGCGTCCTGAATTCAAAACCTACCAGGAACAGGTGGTCAAAAACGCCAAGGTGATGGCCTCCGGATTGGTCGCTTTGGGGTATGACCTGGTTTCCGGCGGCACGGACAACCACCTTATGCTCGTGGACTTGAACAATAAGAACGTCACCGGCAAGGAAGCCCAGATCGCATTGGACGCTGCCGGAATCACCGCCAACAAGAACACCGTTCCTTTCGAGACTCGTTCTCCCTTCGTCACCTCCGGCATCCGCCTGGGCACACCAGCCTTGACCACTCGCGGCATGAAAGAAGCCGAGATGCAGAAAGTGGTGGCCTGGATCGACGCGGCCATCTTGGCCAAAGACAACGAAACCACGCTTGCGGCTATCAAATCGGAAGTCAAAGAGTTCGCCCGGCAGTACCCGCTTTTCGCCTGGTAACTCTGGACCGATTCATTCTTTTACAGGCCGCGCTGCGTTTGCTGCGCGGCCTTTTGCTTGACAACCGCAGCGACGCCCAGCACTTTCCAGGAAAACACGGAGAATTCGCACACAATGGACCAACGCCTCCCCTGGCCCGAATATTTCATGCGCATTTCCTTCCTGGTGGCTGAACGCTCTACCTGCTTGCGTCGCAAGGTGGGAGCCATCGCGGTCAAAGACAAACGCATCCTGGCCACCGGCTATAACGGCTCCCCGGCCGGAACGGCTCACTGCCTGGACATTGGCTGCCTGCGCGACAAACTTGGCATCCCCTCGGGCCAGCGCCATGAGCTCTGCCGGGGGCTGCACGCAGAACAGAACGTCATCATCCAGGCGGCCACCCACGGCGTGTCCATCACCGGTGCCGACCTCTACTGCACTACGCAGCCCTGCATTATCTGCACAAAGATGCTCATCAACTGCGGTGTGAAAAACATTCATTATGCCGAGGGCTACCCAGACGATCTTTCCCGCGATATGCTGAAAGAAGCCGGAGTGAACTTTGATACCCTGCCACGCCCCGAAAACTTCTGACGAGGCCTTCATGGCCCGCGCCTTGGAACTTGCCCGGCAGGGCAAAGGTTCCACAGCGCCAAACCCGTGCGTCGGAGCGGTGCTCGTTCGCGATGGCGCCATTGTGGCCGAAGGCTGGCATGAGCGCCACGGCGGGCCGCATGCCGAGGTGAATTGCCTG harbors:
- a CDS encoding serine hydroxymethyltransferase, with amino-acid sequence MDEIFIRDPQIANAIAQEIDRQVSCLELIASENFVSSAVRQAQGSVMTHKYAEGYPHKRYYGGCEFVDVAEDLARDRVKELFGCDYANVQPHSGSQANMGVYFSVLQPGDTILGMDLSHGGHLTHGSPVNFSGRFFKVVFYGVKKETGTIDYDALEKLAREHKPKMIIAGASAYPRTIDFDRFRAIADEVGAYLMVDMAHIAGLVATGQHPSPIGKAHFTTSTTHKTLRGPRGGLILAGEEEAKKIDSQIFPGIQGGPLMHVIAAKAVSFGEALRPEFKTYQEQVVKNAKVMASGLVALGYDLVSGGTDNHLMLVDLNNKNVTGKEAQIALDAAGITANKNTVPFETRSPFVTSGIRLGTPALTTRGMKEAEMQKVVAWIDAAILAKDNETTLAAIKSEVKEFARQYPLFAW
- a CDS encoding cytidine/deoxycytidylate deaminase family protein; this translates as MDQRLPWPEYFMRISFLVAERSTCLRRKVGAIAVKDKRILATGYNGSPAGTAHCLDIGCLRDKLGIPSGQRHELCRGLHAEQNVIIQAATHGVSITGADLYCTTQPCIICTKMLINCGVKNIHYAEGYPDDLSRDMLKEAGVNFDTLPRPENF